ACACTTAACGTGTCCATTACCAATATTCTCTATTCGGCGGCATCAACTAACATCTCCTCTTTCCTAATATTGCAGTTTACTCCCCAGAGCAGGGGAAGATCTGAGATTGTTTTTGtctcaccaactggagaggaaattaagaaCAAGAGGCAGCTGAACAGCTATCTGAAGGCAAACCCTGGAGGCCCCACTTCATcggagtttgactggtcaactggtagACGCCTTTCCCCCTTGTGTTCTTTCATCATGTCTCTAGATAACTCTGGCTGTAGGGAGCCCATGGTTGCATAAATCTAATCGGATCATCTAAATGCTTTACAAACAGGTGATACCCCAAGGCGTTCTGCTCGGATTAGCGAGAAAGTGAAGGTATTTGATAGCCCTGAGGGTGAAAAGATACCAAAGCGTAGTAGGAACTCAAGTGGAAGAAAGGGGAAGCAGGAGAAAAAGGAGGATCCTGAAACTGAAGAAGACAGAGAAGCTGAAGCTGGCAAGGAGGCCCCTAGTGAAGATGTTGCAAAGAGCACCGATGTGGAGATGACGGTTGCTGAGGCGATTGATGCTGCTGCCAAGAGCACTGATGTGGAGATGAAGCCTGCCGAGGCGAATGATGCTGCAAAAAACGCAGATGTGGAGATGAAAGTTGCTGAAGAGGTGAAAGCTGCTCCTAGTGAAGATGCAGGGAAGACTGAAGACTCCACTCCAGCACCTGCAGAACACAAGGAAGATGTCAAACCAGCTGAGTCTGATGCCGCTCCGGCACTAGCGGCGGAGGACAAGAAGGAAGATGTCAAACCAGCTGAGACTGATGCCCCTCCAGCACCAACAGTGGAGGACAAGAAGGAAGATGTCAAGCCAGCTGAGGCCGATGCCCCTCCGGCACCagcggttgaagacaaggaagacgCTAAGCCAGCTGAGGCTGATGCCCCTCCGGCACCagcggttgaagacaaggaagatgCTAAGCCAGCTGAGGCTGATGCCCCACCGGCACCagcggttgaagacaaggaagacgCTAAGCCAGCTGAGGCTGATGCCCCTCCGGCAccagtggttgaagacaaggaagaccCTAAGCCAGCTGAGGCTGATGCTGCTCCGGCACCAGCGGTGGAAGACAAGAAGGAAGATGTCAAGCCATCTGAGGCTGATGCCGCTCCTCTGGTGAGTTCGGAGGAGGTGAAGACAGAGGAAGCTCCTCCGGTGAGTTTGGAGGGGGCGAAGACAGAGGAAGTAGACCCTCCAGCGAGCAAGCCAACTGAGAACTCAGTTGCTGCTCCCAGCGAGCCTGCTATTGCTCCTGCTCCTGCTGCAGTATCTGAAACCAAATCAGATGCCGCCGCCGTAGACAGCCAACCTGGCGCGGCCACCAATGAGTCGCCGTCCGCCGTCAACAATGGGCAGCTGTCGCC
Above is a window of Triticum dicoccoides isolate Atlit2015 ecotype Zavitan chromosome 5B, WEW_v2.0, whole genome shotgun sequence DNA encoding:
- the LOC119307175 gene encoding methyl-CpG-binding domain-containing protein 11-like; translated protein: MATGGDRAAEELVSVEMPAPEGWTKKFTPQSRGRSEIVFVSPTGEEIKNKRQLNSYLKANPGGPTSSEFDWSTGDTPRRSARISEKVKVFDSPEGEKIPKRSRNSSGRKGKQEKKEDPETEEDREAEAGKEAPSEDVAKSTDVEMTVAEAIDAAAKSTDVEMKPAEANDAAKNADVEMKVAEEVKAAPSEDAGKTEDSTPAPAEHKEDVKPAESDAAPALAAEDKKEDVKPAETDAPPAPTVEDKKEDVKPAEADAPPAPAVEDKEDAKPAEADAPPAPAVEDKEDAKPAEADAPPAPAVEDKEDAKPAEADAPPAPVVEDKEDPKPAEADAAPAPAVEDKKEDVKPSEADAAPLVSSEEVKTEEAPPVSLEGAKTEEVDPPASKPTENSVAAPSEPAIAPAPAAVSETKSDAAAVDSQPGAATNESPSAVNNGQLSPGASTVKCT